One window of the Candidatus Falkowbacteria bacterium genome contains the following:
- a CDS encoding leucine--tRNA ligase produces MEKYNFSENEAKWQKYWLDNGLFAADDDSKKPKKYILDMFPYPSGAGLHIGHVESYTATDIYSRYCRLKGFNVLHPQGWDAFGLPAENYAIKTGVHPSETTKESIATFIRQINSMGFSYDWSREVNSSDPGYYKWTQWLFLLFYKNGLAYKKKAKVNWCDSCQTVLANEQAEGGVCDRCGSSVVQKDLEQWFFKISDFIEDQTAGGKTIRGLLSGLDDVDWPESTKAAQKNWIGRSEGAEIDFKIKDSELKIKVFTTRVDTIFGCTYVVVAPEHPLIGRLNDTIKNGQQVADYLESARAKTDLDRMEAKDKTGIALEGITAINPFNNEEVPVFVADYVLGNYGTGAVMAVPAHDERDWEFAKKYDLKIVEVISSGEGNPALEAAFTDDGVLVNSREYDGLASAAARKQLSVWLVETGNGGVKVNYKLRDWLISRQRYWGAPIPIIYCDVCGAVPVPEKDLPVILPTDVDFKPTGESPLVGSKTFHDVVCPNCGAKARRESDTMDTFVCSSWYYLRYADPKNDEFFASDEALKRWLPVDVYLGGAEHTVLHLLYARFFTKVLHKLGYVDFNEPFLKLRHQGIILGADGNKMSKSKGNVVNPDEVVALVGADALRMYEMFMGPLEEMKPWNTQGIVGITRFLDRTWQLQEKISTQPLEGLDKDMESLMHKTIKKVTEDIEAFKFNTAISALMIMLNEFEKRKEIPREYFSLFTVLLSPFAPHLAEELWQRLGSGGSVALGTWPEYDIEKTKDQVVKLVIQVNGKVREMVDVEPGLDETSARSLAEANQAVLKWLDGKEIKKVIYVQDKLINIVAA; encoded by the coding sequence ATGGAAAAGTATAATTTTTCTGAAAATGAAGCCAAGTGGCAAAAATATTGGCTGGATAACGGCTTATTTGCCGCTGATGATGACTCAAAAAAGCCTAAAAAATACATATTGGACATGTTTCCTTATCCTTCCGGAGCAGGGCTGCATATCGGCCACGTCGAGTCCTATACGGCGACCGATATCTACTCACGCTACTGCCGCCTAAAAGGATTCAACGTGCTTCATCCCCAGGGCTGGGACGCTTTCGGCTTGCCGGCAGAGAATTATGCTATCAAGACCGGAGTTCACCCCTCGGAAACAACCAAGGAGTCTATCGCTACGTTCATCAGGCAGATCAACTCGATGGGCTTTTCTTATGATTGGTCGCGCGAAGTCAATTCCTCTGATCCCGGGTACTACAAGTGGACACAGTGGCTGTTTTTGTTGTTTTACAAAAATGGGCTGGCTTATAAGAAAAAGGCCAAGGTCAATTGGTGCGATAGCTGTCAGACGGTTTTGGCTAACGAGCAGGCCGAGGGCGGAGTCTGTGATCGCTGCGGCAGCTCGGTGGTGCAGAAGGACCTGGAGCAATGGTTTTTCAAGATTTCTGATTTCATAGAGGACCAGACAGCTGGAGGCAAAACGATCAGGGGCCTATTGTCCGGCCTGGATGACGTTGATTGGCCCGAATCTACCAAGGCGGCACAGAAAAATTGGATTGGCCGTTCAGAGGGCGCAGAAATAGATTTCAAAATCAAAGACAGCGAGCTGAAAATAAAGGTTTTCACCACTCGTGTCGATACTATTTTCGGCTGCACCTATGTCGTGGTGGCACCCGAACACCCCCTGATCGGACGTTTGAATGACACCATAAAGAACGGCCAGCAGGTTGCTGATTATCTGGAGTCTGCCAGAGCCAAAACCGACCTGGACCGCATGGAGGCCAAGGATAAGACTGGCATCGCCCTTGAAGGCATAACCGCCATCAATCCCTTCAACAACGAAGAGGTGCCGGTTTTCGTGGCCGACTACGTCTTGGGCAACTATGGCACGGGTGCGGTCATGGCTGTGCCGGCTCACGATGAGCGCGATTGGGAATTCGCCAAGAAATATGATTTGAAAATAGTCGAAGTGATTTCATCGGGCGAGGGAAACCCCGCTTTAGAGGCGGCTTTTACCGATGACGGAGTCTTGGTGAATTCTAGAGAGTATGATGGCTTGGCTTCAGCGGCTGCCCGCAAGCAGCTCTCGGTTTGGCTGGTTGAGACCGGCAACGGCGGCGTTAAAGTAAATTATAAGTTGCGTGATTGGCTGATCAGCCGCCAGCGTTATTGGGGTGCACCGATTCCGATCATCTATTGCGATGTCTGCGGCGCCGTGCCGGTACCGGAAAAAGACTTGCCGGTCATACTGCCTACGGACGTCGATTTCAAGCCGACCGGTGAATCGCCCTTGGTCGGTTCGAAAACTTTCCATGACGTTGTTTGCCCGAATTGCGGAGCGAAGGCCAGGCGTGAGTCCGATACTATGGATACTTTCGTGTGCTCGTCTTGGTATTATCTGCGCTATGCCGACCCCAAGAATGATGAGTTCTTCGCCAGCGATGAAGCGCTCAAGCGCTGGCTGCCGGTCGACGTCTATCTGGGCGGAGCAGAGCACACGGTACTGCATCTGTTGTATGCCCGTTTTTTCACCAAAGTTTTACATAAGTTGGGTTACGTGGATTTCAACGAGCCATTTTTGAAGTTGCGCCATCAAGGCATAATTCTGGGCGCCGACGGCAACAAGATGAGCAAATCAAAGGGCAATGTCGTCAATCCTGACGAAGTGGTCGCCTTGGTTGGGGCCGATGCTTTGAGAATGTACGAGATGTTCATGGGCCCCCTTGAAGAGATGAAACCCTGGAACACTCAAGGCATTGTCGGGATTACCAGGTTTCTAGACAGGACATGGCAATTGCAAGAGAAAATTAGCACCCAGCCATTAGAAGGACTAGATAAGGACATGGAATCATTGATGCACAAGACCATTAAGAAAGTGACTGAAGATATAGAAGCTTTCAAATTCAATACCGCCATTTCAGCTTTGATGATCATGCTGAATGAGTTTGAAAAGAGAAAAGAAATTCCTAGGGAATATTTTTCATTATTTACCGTCTTGTTGTCTCCGTTTGCGCCGCACCTGGCCGAGGAGCTTTGGCAGCGCTTAGGCAGCGGGGGCAGTGTAGCGCTCGGAACATGGCCGGAATATGATATTGAAAAGACCAAGGATCAGGTGGTCAAGTTGGTAATCCAAGTCAATGGCAAGGTTAGGGAGATGGTTGATGTCGAGCCAGGCCTTGACGAGACTTCTGCCAGATCTTTGGCTGAGGCCAATCAGGCTGTGCTGAAATGGCTTGACGGCAAGGAGATAAAAAAAGTTATTTACGTTCAGGATAAGCTGATAAATATCGTAGCCGCATAG
- the rsmA gene encoding ribosomal RNA small subunit methyltransferase A → MIDLLKKTQELCQTYGIKPAHSKGQNFLIEEDVYDKVVEAAEINKNDTVLEVGPGLGFLTARLADRAKQVVAVEIDEKLADFLKMAMISQKISNVAIVNEDVTKLSLNLGSSTKYKIAANLPYNITSFFLRKFLTSEHRPVLMSLLIQKEVAERIVAKPGDMNLLALSVQFYAEPEIIADVPPKSFWPAPKVDSAIIRIRSLDEQQTETRGLSGIDEKKFFRLAKFGFSAKRKMLKNNLAAGFHVPVADAQAKIEQVGLDGRVRAEDLSLAQWLVLYRLWFV, encoded by the coding sequence ATGATAGACCTGCTAAAAAAAACCCAAGAGCTTTGCCAGACTTATGGCATCAAGCCTGCCCACTCCAAGGGGCAGAATTTTTTAATTGAAGAAGATGTCTATGACAAGGTGGTTGAGGCTGCGGAAATTAATAAGAATGACACGGTTTTAGAGGTGGGGCCAGGTTTGGGTTTTTTGACAGCCAGGTTGGCAGATCGGGCAAAGCAAGTGGTTGCCGTGGAGATAGATGAAAAGCTGGCCGATTTTTTAAAAATGGCAATGATAAGCCAAAAAATTTCCAATGTGGCTATAGTTAATGAAGATGTGACCAAATTATCACTGAATTTAGGCAGCTCTACCAAGTATAAGATTGCCGCCAACCTTCCATATAATATAACTTCATTCTTTTTACGCAAATTTTTGACTAGCGAACATCGGCCTGTGCTGATGTCATTATTGATACAGAAGGAGGTAGCTGAGCGGATCGTGGCTAAGCCTGGTGATATGAATCTTTTGGCACTCTCGGTGCAATTCTATGCCGAGCCGGAGATAATCGCCGATGTTCCGCCTAAATCTTTTTGGCCTGCGCCTAAAGTGGATAGTGCCATAATCAGGATCAGATCTCTTGACGAGCAGCAGACGGAAACTAGGGGTTTGTCCGGTATCGATGAAAAGAAATTTTTCCGTCTGGCAAAATTTGGCTTCAGTGCTAAGCGCAAAATGTTAAAGAATAACCTGGCCGCTGGATTTCATGTTCCTGTGGCTGATGCACAGGCAAAAATAGAGCAAGTTGGACTGGACGGCAGGGTGAGAGCCGAAGATCTTTCTTTGGCTCAGTGGCTTGTTCTTTATAGATTGTGGTTTGTCTAA